One window of the archaeon BMS3Bbin15 genome contains the following:
- a CDS encoding DsrE/DsrF-like family protein produces MADKNVFFLIRKTAKEEVASIAIDHALGCLTVLEFEVEPMVAFAGDGVLNVLKEQEGMDAYGVESVEERVKMLLMSDVKVLVLKEDMDRLGITEEMITDAKEYDAEEAVTPASWEEIQKGMEEADMVMFF; encoded by the coding sequence ATGGCAGACAAGAACGTATTTTTCCTTATAAGAAAGACAGCAAAAGAAGAGGTTGCCAGTATAGCAATAGACCATGCACTTGGCTGTCTCACAGTACTCGAGTTTGAAGTTGAACCTATGGTTGCCTTCGCCGGTGATGGAGTTTTGAATGTTTTAAAGGAACAGGAAGGCATGGACGCCTATGGTGTGGAGAGTGTTGAAGAGAGAGTGAAGATGCTCCTCATGAGTGATGTAAAAGTTCTTGTTTTAAAAGAGGACATGGACAGGCTTGGCATTACAGAAGAGATGATTACTGATGCCAAAGAGTATGATGCCGAAGAAGCAGTAACTCCAGCAAGCTGGGAAGAAATTCAGAAAGGTATGGAAGAAGCAGACATGGTGATGTTCTTCTAA